One Spinacia oleracea cultivar Varoflay chromosome 4, BTI_SOV_V1, whole genome shotgun sequence DNA segment encodes these proteins:
- the LOC110786909 gene encoding uncharacterized protein isoform X1, translated as MEPALIIDKLKSFAKSGEDFITGFSRRRKNKSRQNPIEILKRLQREAFSDLMKLRDRQDKVERMLTFSRTSKGSPFQDDGTNVRGEIDMMGSLFFTDYLDQENVDAIRRAGVKTGINARISFETKIREKDNLEAVFIANQIDHTQSSSILGSALSLAKVSYTANITDWCSMVAIPMGARCRDLSISTDSSFQEKGLTDYSSSGPPLLHQDHGRAIGLTVKKSNVVASLAHFVVDLPGPFGHCFSTFGQIVCQLPRSAKLSLFGLHQVPKPRQQAIAGALTIPLGIWSRHQRSEESNFEETVAGNSVAVMLESELDESSRVRGWLQMKNGNPKHLQWSVSMSDFPEDEIGWGLSLGGTIQGPKSWDHFQVEAFLKFNVGKRLSLQPAFVYLMDGNNQVPALMCRSTWSI; from the exons ATGGAGCCTGCTTTGATTATCGATAAATTAAAGTCATTCGCAAAATCTGGCGAAGATTTCATCACCGGATTCTCTCGCCGCCGGAAGAATAAGTCCCGTCAAAATCCG attgaaATCTTGAAGCGTTTGCAGCGAGAAGCATTTTCTGACTTGATGAAACTTAGAGACAGGCAGGACAAAGTGGAAAGAATGCTTACTTTCTCTAGGACTTCAAAGGGGAGTCCATTTCAAGATGATGGTACCAATGTGAGGGGTGAGATTGATATGATGGGAAGTTTGTTCTTCACAGATTATCTTGATCAGGAGAATGTTGATGCAATTAGAAGGGCTGGAGTCAAAACAGGAATTAATGCGAGAATCTCCTTTGAGACCAAAATTCGTGAGAAAGATAATCTCGAGGCTGTGTTCATTGCTAATCAAATTGACCACACACAGTCTAGCAGTATTCTTGGAAGTGCTCTCTCTCTTGCTAAAGTAAGTTACACAGCAAACATAACTGACTGGTGCTCGATGGTTGCAATTCCTATGGGGGCTAGATGTAGAGACTTGTCAATTTCAACGGATTCTTCATTTCAG GAGAAAGGCCTTACTGATTACTCATCTTCTGGGCCACCTCTGTTGCATCAAGATCATGGACGTGCAATTGGTCTTACAGTTAAAAAATCAAACGTTGTTGCTTCTTTAGCTCATTTTGTTGTTGATCTTCCTGGTCCATTTGGACATTGCTTCAGCACCTTTGGCCAGATCGTCTGTCAGCTTCCAAGGAGTGCAAAGCTCTCCTTGTTTGGTCTTCACCAAGTCCCTAAACCAAGACAACAAGCCATAGCTGGAGCGTTGACAATACCACTAGGCATTTGGTCACGCCATCAACGTTCTGAGGAGTCAAATTTTGAGGAAACTGTAGCTGGAAACTCAGTTGCTGTGATGTTAGAATCTGAACTTGATGAAAGCTCTAGAGTTCGAGGGTGGTTACAGATGAAGAACGGCAATCCAAAACATCTGCAGTGGTCGGTTAGCATGTCTGATTTTCCAGAAGATGAGATTGGATGGGGTCTAAGTTTGGGCGGGACAATTCAAGGTCCAAAAAGTTGGGATCATTTTCAAGTTGAGGCGTTTCTGAAATTCAATGTGGGCAAGAGATTGAGTTTGCAACCAGCTTTTGTTTACCTCATGGATGGGAATAACCAAGTTCCAGCTCTAATGTGTCGTTCAACTTGGTCTATTTAA
- the LOC110786909 gene encoding uncharacterized protein isoform X2, whose protein sequence is MKLRDRQDKVERMLTFSRTSKGSPFQDDGTNVRGEIDMMGSLFFTDYLDQENVDAIRRAGVKTGINARISFETKIREKDNLEAVFIANQIDHTQSSSILGSALSLAKVSYTANITDWCSMVAIPMGARCRDLSISTDSSFQEKGLTDYSSSGPPLLHQDHGRAIGLTVKKSNVVASLAHFVVDLPGPFGHCFSTFGQIVCQLPRSAKLSLFGLHQVPKPRQQAIAGALTIPLGIWSRHQRSEESNFEETVAGNSVAVMLESELDESSRVRGWLQMKNGNPKHLQWSVSMSDFPEDEIGWGLSLGGTIQGPKSWDHFQVEAFLKFNVGKRLSLQPAFVYLMDGNNQVPALMCRSTWSI, encoded by the exons ATGAAACTTAGAGACAGGCAGGACAAAGTGGAAAGAATGCTTACTTTCTCTAGGACTTCAAAGGGGAGTCCATTTCAAGATGATGGTACCAATGTGAGGGGTGAGATTGATATGATGGGAAGTTTGTTCTTCACAGATTATCTTGATCAGGAGAATGTTGATGCAATTAGAAGGGCTGGAGTCAAAACAGGAATTAATGCGAGAATCTCCTTTGAGACCAAAATTCGTGAGAAAGATAATCTCGAGGCTGTGTTCATTGCTAATCAAATTGACCACACACAGTCTAGCAGTATTCTTGGAAGTGCTCTCTCTCTTGCTAAAGTAAGTTACACAGCAAACATAACTGACTGGTGCTCGATGGTTGCAATTCCTATGGGGGCTAGATGTAGAGACTTGTCAATTTCAACGGATTCTTCATTTCAG GAGAAAGGCCTTACTGATTACTCATCTTCTGGGCCACCTCTGTTGCATCAAGATCATGGACGTGCAATTGGTCTTACAGTTAAAAAATCAAACGTTGTTGCTTCTTTAGCTCATTTTGTTGTTGATCTTCCTGGTCCATTTGGACATTGCTTCAGCACCTTTGGCCAGATCGTCTGTCAGCTTCCAAGGAGTGCAAAGCTCTCCTTGTTTGGTCTTCACCAAGTCCCTAAACCAAGACAACAAGCCATAGCTGGAGCGTTGACAATACCACTAGGCATTTGGTCACGCCATCAACGTTCTGAGGAGTCAAATTTTGAGGAAACTGTAGCTGGAAACTCAGTTGCTGTGATGTTAGAATCTGAACTTGATGAAAGCTCTAGAGTTCGAGGGTGGTTACAGATGAAGAACGGCAATCCAAAACATCTGCAGTGGTCGGTTAGCATGTCTGATTTTCCAGAAGATGAGATTGGATGGGGTCTAAGTTTGGGCGGGACAATTCAAGGTCCAAAAAGTTGGGATCATTTTCAAGTTGAGGCGTTTCTGAAATTCAATGTGGGCAAGAGATTGAGTTTGCAACCAGCTTTTGTTTACCTCATGGATGGGAATAACCAAGTTCCAGCTCTAATGTGTCGTTCAACTTGGTCTATTTAA